A single genomic interval of Salinarchaeum sp. IM2453 harbors:
- the cutA gene encoding divalent-cation tolerance protein CutA, with translation MTTVFVTVPENSAEEIATTLIQEQLAACVNSVDCSSTYRWNGEIHTDTEAILFIKTTAETYEKLKTRVKELHPYDVPCIERFEEDDVLSAYKSWIEESVIADS, from the coding sequence ATGACAACAGTATTCGTTACAGTACCGGAAAACTCCGCAGAGGAAATAGCAACGACACTTATCCAAGAGCAGCTTGCAGCTTGTGTAAATTCGGTTGACTGTAGTTCAACATACCGCTGGAACGGAGAAATACATACTGACACTGAAGCTATTCTCTTTATCAAGACAACAGCAGAGACATATGAAAAACTAAAAACCCGTGTAAAGGAGCTACATCCCTACGATGTTCCCTGTATTGAGCGATTTGAGGAAGACGACGTTCTCAGTGCATATAAATCATGGATTGAAGAGTCAGTGATCGCTGATTCTTAA
- a CDS encoding 1,4-dihydroxy-2-naphthoate polyprenyltransferase, which produces MSTEVSRTRAWFIASRPQTLPTGAAPVIVGTAVAYYENLFSLWPAVAALVGALLIQIGTNFANDYYDAVKGVDDDDREGFTRVTHAGLLPPKRVKQAAFVTFGLAILVGTYLVYVGGLPILIIGLASIVSGYAYAGGPYPLGSNGLGDLFVFLFFGVIAVTGTVYVQATEKLLTEPFPMTVPEGTIPMTAILASLPMAAFATNVLVINNIRDLENDKEAGKQTLAVLIGYGWSRIEFIGLTVLAYIVPILLWLGIGTSPVGVSILLPLLTLPFALGIIRTILNQTDGAALNPALENLGKVLFAYAILFAVGMVMSNVQLL; this is translated from the coding sequence ATGAGTACAGAGGTTAGTCGGACCCGTGCTTGGTTTATCGCTTCACGTCCTCAGACGCTACCAACTGGTGCAGCCCCTGTGATTGTTGGTACGGCAGTCGCATACTATGAGAATTTGTTTTCACTTTGGCCGGCTGTTGCCGCACTCGTAGGTGCGCTACTCATCCAGATTGGTACGAATTTTGCAAATGACTACTATGACGCTGTCAAAGGTGTCGATGATGATGACAGAGAAGGCTTTACACGTGTCACCCACGCTGGCCTTCTGCCACCTAAGCGGGTAAAACAAGCCGCATTTGTGACCTTCGGATTAGCAATCCTCGTTGGCACATATTTGGTCTATGTCGGGGGCCTTCCGATTCTTATCATTGGCTTAGCAAGCATTGTTAGTGGCTACGCATACGCTGGGGGTCCATACCCACTTGGCTCGAATGGATTGGGGGACCTTTTTGTATTCTTATTCTTTGGGGTCATTGCTGTTACTGGAACAGTATATGTACAGGCTACTGAGAAACTTCTCACAGAACCTTTCCCGATGACTGTCCCCGAAGGGACCATTCCAATGACTGCAATTCTGGCCAGTCTCCCGATGGCTGCCTTTGCCACCAATGTCTTAGTGATCAATAACATCCGAGATTTAGAAAATGATAAAGAAGCAGGCAAGCAAACACTTGCCGTTCTTATCGGGTATGGATGGAGCCGGATCGAGTTTATCGGATTAACAGTGCTAGCATACATTGTTCCAATTCTTCTCTGGTTGGGGATTGGAACGTCTCCAGTTGGCGTTTCAATCTTACTTCCACTTCTAACCTTACCATTTGCTCTCGGCATCATACGTACGATACTAAATCAGACTGACGGTGCTGCATTGAATCCAGCATTGGAGAATTTAGGTAAGGTTCTCTTTGCCTACGCAATTCTTTTTGCAGTTGGCATGGTGATGTCCAATGTACAGCTGCTCTAA
- a CDS encoding winged helix-turn-helix domain-containing protein → MRDKVQRLSNGPRPENGEGPIHIVDMEDEEAVELFETLGTQTTYQIYNELQHEPQTPSELADSQGGSLQNIHYHIEKLETAGLIEPVDTWYSEKGVEMSVYAPTHNPLVISFGTDSSRSRLRTVLTRAFGGIGIVAATSLVVEYAVNWWQESGESQSGTEISTVTTNGESAQPSVVDVIVNSPGLTVFVLGLLVIMLYTIGQLRD, encoded by the coding sequence ATGCGTGACAAAGTACAGCGACTCTCGAACGGTCCCCGTCCAGAAAATGGTGAAGGCCCAATCCACATTGTCGATATGGAAGACGAAGAAGCAGTCGAGTTGTTCGAAACTTTAGGAACTCAGACGACATACCAAATCTATAACGAACTCCAACATGAGCCACAGACGCCAAGTGAGCTTGCTGACTCTCAAGGTGGTAGTTTACAGAATATCCACTACCATATTGAGAAACTCGAAACTGCAGGGCTAATCGAGCCGGTCGATACATGGTACTCAGAAAAGGGTGTCGAGATGAGCGTATACGCCCCAACCCACAATCCTCTTGTGATTAGCTTTGGCACGGATTCAAGCCGAAGTCGATTACGAACTGTACTAACACGAGCATTTGGCGGTATTGGTATTGTCGCGGCAACTAGTTTAGTCGTTGAGTACGCTGTCAACTGGTGGCAGGAGTCAGGTGAATCTCAATCGGGCACCGAAATTAGCACAGTTACGACCAACGGCGAATCAGCACAACCCAGTGTTGTTGATGTTATTGTCAATTCTCCCGGGTTGACTGTGTTTGTTCTTGGTCTCCTGGTCATTATGCTCTATACAATTGGTCAACTTCGCGACTGA
- a CDS encoding 50S ribosomal protein L11 — MGGTIEVLVPGGQADPGPPLGPELGPTPVDVQNVVQEINDQTAAFDGTEVPVTINYEDDGSFEIEVGVPPTAELIKDEAGFETGSGEPHEEFVADLSVDQVRQIAEQKHTDLLAYDLKNAAKEIVGTCTSLGVTVEGENPREFKEKIDSGEYDEYFAEEAAA; from the coding sequence ATGGGAGGAACAATCGAAGTGCTCGTTCCAGGTGGACAGGCTGATCCAGGCCCGCCACTTGGTCCTGAGCTCGGTCCAACACCAGTTGATGTTCAGAATGTTGTACAAGAGATTAACGACCAGACAGCTGCATTCGATGGCACAGAAGTGCCAGTAACGATCAATTACGAGGACGACGGGTCCTTTGAGATTGAAGTTGGTGTTCCGCCAACAGCTGAGCTGATTAAGGATGAAGCTGGCTTCGAAACTGGAAGTGGAGAACCGCATGAAGAATTTGTTGCTGATCTCTCGGTGGATCAGGTTCGACAAATAGCGGAACAAAAGCACACAGACCTACTTGCATATGACCTGAAGAACGCTGCAAAAGAAATTGTAGGTACGTGCACATCGCTTGGTGTAACAGTCGAAGGCGAAAATCCTCGTGAGTTCAAAGAGAAGATAGACAGTGGGGAGTACGACGAGTACTTCGCTGAGGAAGCAGCTGCGTAG
- the btuC gene encoding vitamin B12 ABC transporter permease BtuC, with product MVVRRTLAWSAGLLGLLFVTMLASARVGYADIGMWEVTAATLNGITIPVLWTNGIEWISPFSFNIDESTELIIQSIRLPRIVLGAIVGFALAAAGTVMQGFFRNPMADPSIIGISTGAALGAVTYIVLPLSVPGGLPLAAFAGGLGAGFLVYAIATEDGQTPVATLLLAGIAIQTLLGAMISYLLLHAGDSLEEAVYWLMGHLHHSSWGRVQIALPIALVMFVWLLVYTRDLNALLLGEEEAHGLGIDVQRTKQKLLAGSSVITAAAVAVSGVIGFVGLIVPHIMRLIVGPDHRILLPVSALAGAVFLVATDTIARAGPSEMPVGIVTAALGAPFFLYLLRRQEVYSL from the coding sequence ATGGTAGTCCGGAGAACACTCGCCTGGTCAGCCGGTCTGCTGGGACTGTTGTTTGTGACAATGTTGGCGAGTGCTCGGGTTGGGTATGCCGATATTGGGATGTGGGAAGTTACAGCAGCAACACTCAATGGAATCACAATTCCGGTTCTCTGGACGAACGGGATAGAATGGATCTCCCCTTTCAGTTTTAATATCGACGAATCAACTGAATTGATTATTCAATCGATTCGGTTGCCGAGAATTGTACTTGGTGCAATTGTTGGGTTTGCGCTTGCAGCCGCTGGAACGGTAATGCAGGGGTTTTTCCGTAATCCAATGGCGGACCCATCAATTATTGGTATCTCAACCGGGGCAGCGCTTGGCGCAGTAACATATATTGTGCTGCCGCTTTCAGTACCTGGGGGATTACCACTTGCTGCTTTTGCTGGAGGGCTTGGGGCAGGATTTCTAGTTTATGCAATTGCGACCGAAGATGGACAAACCCCAGTTGCGACGTTATTACTTGCCGGTATCGCTATTCAGACGCTTCTCGGAGCGATGATTTCGTATCTATTACTTCATGCTGGAGACAGTCTTGAAGAAGCAGTGTACTGGTTAATGGGTCATCTGCACCACAGTTCATGGGGGAGAGTACAAATTGCACTTCCAATTGCCCTCGTTATGTTTGTCTGGCTGCTGGTATATACAAGAGATCTTAACGCGCTCTTGCTAGGTGAGGAAGAAGCACATGGGCTCGGAATTGATGTCCAACGGACAAAACAAAAGTTGCTTGCAGGATCGAGTGTCATCACAGCTGCTGCGGTTGCGGTCTCAGGTGTTATCGGCTTTGTCGGATTAATTGTTCCCCACATTATGCGATTGATTGTTGGACCGGATCATCGAATTTTACTGCCGGTCAGTGCATTGGCAGGGGCAGTGTTTCTCGTCGCCACAGACACAATTGCACGTGCTGGGCCTAGTGAGATGCCAGTTGGCATAGTTACCGCTGCACTCGGTGCTCCGTTTTTCCTGTATCTACTTCGCCGGCAGGAGGTGTATTCACTATGA
- the hflX gene encoding GTPase HflX yields the protein MSGNTRVVIVKRVDEGTADTEEIRNLAHAAGYQVVGEITQTRKEDPATEIGAGKVQELARTVLYENASTVIFDNRLGPYQTYNLGQELPEGTEVNDRFRLILDIFGQRAQTRKAQLQVELAELRYELPRAEAKTSLAKRDEHPGFMGLGEYDESREQDIKDRISRIREELEQIEQTEADRREQRRESGFDLVALAGYTNAGKSTLLRQLSADLDVDENKNLHPDLDTTAESENQLFTTLGTTTRKADFDQRDVLVTDTVGFISDLPHWLVESFKSTLDAVYRADLVLLVVDVSESIEEIRQKLTTCHDTLYERNRAPIVTVLNKIDKIDEDELQEKITALSALAPNPVALSAKTGENIDQLWNRMHQELPDLQHERLALPMTDETMSVVSWIYDNTRVDDITYDNDTVIIEFAARPNVVSQSRSKASELVTAEAEA from the coding sequence GTGTCAGGGAATACTCGCGTTGTCATTGTTAAACGGGTCGATGAAGGCACCGCAGATACCGAAGAAATCCGAAACCTTGCCCATGCCGCAGGATATCAGGTTGTTGGAGAAATTACACAGACGCGCAAAGAAGACCCAGCAACTGAAATCGGTGCAGGGAAAGTCCAAGAACTAGCACGAACAGTCTTATATGAGAACGCTTCAACGGTTATCTTCGATAACCGTCTTGGACCTTATCAGACATACAACCTTGGTCAAGAGCTTCCGGAAGGAACTGAAGTAAATGACCGGTTTCGGCTCATTCTTGATATCTTCGGCCAGCGGGCACAGACTCGTAAGGCACAATTACAAGTTGAACTTGCAGAGTTACGATATGAACTCCCTCGCGCAGAGGCCAAAACCAGCTTAGCCAAACGCGATGAGCATCCTGGGTTCATGGGCCTCGGTGAATACGATGAAAGTCGAGAGCAGGATATCAAAGATCGGATCAGCCGGATTCGAGAAGAACTGGAGCAAATTGAACAAACTGAGGCGGATCGTCGTGAACAACGCCGCGAGTCTGGATTTGATCTTGTCGCTTTGGCTGGATATACAAACGCAGGAAAATCAACGCTTCTGCGGCAGTTGTCTGCTGACCTCGATGTTGACGAAAATAAAAACCTTCATCCAGACCTTGACACAACGGCAGAATCTGAAAACCAACTGTTTACTACACTCGGTACGACAACGCGCAAAGCTGACTTTGACCAACGTGATGTACTAGTTACTGATACTGTTGGATTCATTAGTGATCTTCCACACTGGCTTGTTGAGTCGTTTAAATCTACTCTTGATGCAGTATACCGAGCTGACCTAGTCCTCTTAGTGGTGGATGTAAGTGAATCTATTGAGGAAATACGTCAAAAGCTCACTACTTGTCATGATACACTATATGAGCGCAATAGGGCTCCAATTGTCACCGTGTTAAATAAAATCGATAAAATTGATGAGGACGAATTACAGGAGAAGATAACTGCTCTATCAGCACTGGCTCCTAATCCAGTCGCGCTCAGTGCGAAAACAGGAGAGAATATTGACCAACTCTGGAATCGTATGCACCAGGAACTTCCTGATCTGCAACATGAGCGACTTGCGTTGCCTATGACAGACGAAACAATGAGTGTTGTGTCATGGATTTATGACAACACTCGGGTCGACGATATTACCTATGATAATGATACTGTGATTATTGAATTTGCAGCAAGACCTAATGTTGTCTCTCAGTCTCGATCAAAGGCAAGTGAACTCGTAACGGCAGAAGCCGAAGCTTGA
- the sucC gene encoding ADP-forming succinate--CoA ligase subunit beta, translating into MRLLEHEAKRQFERVGIPTPSSYHVSSCATARDAAVSLGYPIMVKAQIPTGGRMKAGGITRATTQSELTSIVDQMLDSTIKGYRVDSILIESIVDVASELYLSITIDRTKGQPVAIFSAEGGIDVEAADSDKIHQQLIDPAYGLQAHQIRQMAYQADIDRGLVPDLVDIFQKVYKLWDESDGTEIEINPLVLTPSTDLRAVDAVFELDPDAMFRQSSFTPAAYDIQQQDTVERKADEYNFDYVRLDGNIGIIGNGAGLVMTTQDLIAEEGGSPANFLDIGGGADAQRMANALDLTFSDPNVSVLLINIFGGITQCDAIAEGINNAIKKHAPPPVPVVVRLAGTNATAGRQQLDTQHLTVADSLDQAISKAVTIASSEEVKP; encoded by the coding sequence ATGCGGCTACTAGAACACGAAGCTAAACGTCAATTTGAACGGGTTGGTATCCCGACTCCGTCGTCGTACCACGTTAGTTCGTGTGCCACGGCACGGGATGCGGCAGTTTCCCTCGGGTACCCAATAATGGTCAAAGCTCAGATTCCGACAGGCGGTCGCATGAAGGCTGGCGGAATAACACGTGCTACAACACAATCTGAGTTGACCTCAATTGTTGACCAAATGCTAGACTCAACGATTAAGGGATACCGTGTTGATTCCATACTGATTGAATCGATTGTTGATGTTGCATCGGAATTGTACCTCAGCATTACGATTGATCGGACAAAAGGCCAACCAGTGGCAATCTTTTCTGCGGAAGGGGGTATTGATGTTGAGGCAGCTGACTCTGATAAAATTCATCAACAACTGATTGACCCAGCATATGGATTACAAGCACACCAAATCCGCCAAATGGCATACCAAGCAGATATTGATCGAGGGCTAGTTCCTGACCTTGTGGATATTTTCCAGAAAGTGTATAAACTATGGGATGAGTCGGATGGGACTGAAATAGAAATTAATCCACTCGTTTTAACACCTTCAACTGATCTCCGCGCAGTTGATGCTGTTTTTGAGCTCGACCCTGACGCAATGTTCCGTCAGTCTTCTTTCACCCCAGCAGCCTATGATATTCAGCAACAGGATACTGTCGAACGGAAGGCAGATGAGTATAATTTCGACTATGTCCGCTTGGACGGAAATATTGGTATTATCGGAAACGGTGCTGGACTCGTTATGACGACACAAGATCTAATTGCTGAAGAGGGTGGAAGTCCGGCAAACTTCCTTGACATCGGTGGAGGAGCAGATGCACAGCGAATGGCAAATGCACTTGACCTCACGTTCAGTGATCCAAACGTGTCTGTGCTATTGATCAATATTTTTGGTGGAATTACCCAATGTGATGCTATTGCAGAGGGTATTAATAATGCAATTAAGAAGCATGCACCTCCTCCGGTTCCTGTTGTCGTTCGACTTGCTGGTACGAATGCAACTGCTGGCCGCCAACAACTTGATACGCAACATCTGACCGTTGCCGACTCGTTGGACCAAGCGATTAGCAAAGCAGTTACAATTGCATCATCTGAAGAGGTCAAACCATGA
- the sucD gene encoding succinate--CoA ligase subunit alpha — translation MSIFVDNDTRVIVQGITGSQGKYHTEQMKAYGTDIVAGAVPGKGGEKIHGVPVFDTVFEAAEQTEANASVIFVPPAAGKDAVFEAIAAQLDPVIVISEGIPQQDMVLIRRRLSETGTRLIGPNTPGIITPGQTKLGIFPNDLTAAGSVGIISRSGTLTYQIVEELNQEGIGQSTVLGVGGDPIIGTTFRDALSAFEADPQTDAVVLCGEIGGEQEEQAAEFIQESMTTPVVGFVAGRTAPAGTRMGHAGAIITSDGTGTAEHKIRLLKRAGADIAHTPKEIPTLLKSVLE, via the coding sequence ATGAGTATTTTTGTCGACAACGATACTCGTGTCATCGTTCAGGGAATCACTGGTAGCCAAGGAAAGTATCACACAGAGCAGATGAAAGCATACGGAACAGACATTGTTGCTGGGGCTGTTCCAGGGAAAGGCGGTGAAAAGATACATGGAGTACCGGTATTTGATACTGTATTCGAAGCGGCCGAGCAAACAGAGGCAAATGCATCTGTAATATTCGTTCCCCCTGCCGCTGGGAAGGATGCTGTTTTTGAGGCAATTGCCGCACAACTAGATCCTGTCATTGTGATCTCAGAAGGGATACCACAGCAGGATATGGTCCTCATTCGTCGTCGTCTCAGTGAAACAGGCACTCGACTCATTGGCCCGAATACCCCCGGGATCATTACACCTGGACAAACTAAACTTGGAATTTTCCCAAATGACCTGACAGCAGCGGGGTCCGTTGGTATTATATCACGATCTGGTACACTAACATACCAAATTGTTGAAGAGCTCAATCAGGAAGGTATCGGTCAATCAACAGTCCTCGGCGTCGGGGGTGATCCAATTATCGGGACAACATTTCGAGATGCGCTCTCGGCGTTTGAAGCTGATCCCCAGACAGACGCCGTAGTTCTCTGTGGTGAGATTGGAGGGGAACAAGAAGAGCAAGCAGCAGAATTCATTCAAGAGTCAATGACCACACCAGTTGTTGGATTTGTTGCTGGTCGGACCGCTCCTGCGGGGACTCGTATGGGGCACGCAGGAGCGATTATAACTTCAGATGGAACCGGAACTGCGGAGCATAAAATTAGATTACTAAAACGAGCAGGGGCTGACATCGCACACACACCCAAAGAAATACCGACTCTTCTCAAATCGGTACTCGAATAA
- a CDS encoding mandelate racemase/muconate lactonizing enzyme family protein produces the protein MRLRIEQFELDLNTEFTTASQTVTTRKGAVIIVTDGETYGIGEATPLAGWTESTEACYRALSALPNSLGDHDIDGLLHQLSDTPAARHGVELALLDYAARKESVSLYTHISDSKLTQTSVPVNATIGSVDGQKLSQQVESAINQGYETIKVKAGKASPDVDKNRIERVRSIAGPSVSIRVDVNESWSLRTAQAATHWINKADVEYLEQPLPRECLEEHAELNRSANVAIDEGLYEYDITSIIEKNAAAYLICKPMAIGGILPTRKIARQARNAGIEPVITTTIDGAIARTAATHLAVSLAPLPACGLATGQLLAEDHCRFPIHVDSGVFTVPDAVGLGIDRSEL, from the coding sequence ATGAGACTCCGCATTGAGCAATTCGAGTTAGACCTGAATACTGAATTTACGACCGCATCACAGACGGTGACAACACGGAAGGGAGCCGTTATTATTGTGACTGATGGAGAAACGTATGGAATCGGCGAGGCGACCCCGCTAGCCGGTTGGACCGAATCTACTGAGGCCTGCTACCGGGCTTTATCAGCTCTTCCGAATTCACTAGGAGATCATGATATCGATGGGCTTCTACATCAGCTTTCAGATACACCAGCTGCAAGACATGGAGTAGAACTTGCATTGCTGGATTACGCGGCCCGAAAGGAGAGTGTCTCTTTGTATACGCATATCTCTGACTCAAAGCTAACACAAACTTCTGTTCCAGTTAATGCTACTATCGGAAGTGTTGATGGGCAAAAACTCAGTCAGCAAGTCGAATCTGCGATTAACCAAGGATATGAAACAATAAAGGTCAAGGCTGGTAAAGCATCTCCCGATGTCGATAAGAACCGAATCGAGCGCGTACGTTCAATTGCCGGGCCAAGTGTCTCAATCCGAGTCGATGTCAATGAAAGTTGGAGCCTCCGGACTGCACAAGCCGCAACTCATTGGATAAATAAAGCAGATGTTGAATATCTTGAACAACCTTTGCCTCGTGAATGTCTTGAGGAGCATGCTGAGCTAAATAGATCAGCCAATGTTGCAATCGATGAAGGCCTGTATGAATATGATATTACGAGTATTATTGAAAAGAATGCAGCAGCGTATCTAATCTGCAAACCGATGGCCATTGGTGGAATCTTGCCAACTCGTAAAATCGCACGACAAGCCCGAAACGCAGGGATAGAACCAGTTATCACGACGACAATAGATGGGGCAATAGCTAGAACAGCAGCGACACACCTTGCCGTGTCACTGGCTCCTTTACCAGCGTGTGGACTTGCGACGGGACAATTGCTTGCGGAAGATCATTGTCGTTTTCCAATTCACGTTGACTCAGGTGTCTTTACCGTCCCTGATGCTGTTGGGCTCGGGATTGACAGATCCGAGCTTTGA
- a CDS encoding heme ABC transporter ATP-binding protein, which yields MINIKNINITLGSTEILSDVSLTVEAGSFVGLIGPNGAGKTTLLRTLNGYLEPDGGRIRVDDADVSTLSSEEIGRRVATVPQKTTFAFDFSVEEIVAMGRMPHQNRLSPTTKEDKMAVQRALDKTRTAQFAERNVRELSGGERQRVLLAQALAQSTPVLLLDEPTANLDVNHQVQTLSLVRELADSGKTVIAAIHDLELAARFCDDIALLADGTIAAHGSPKEVYTTKQLEETFGVQTAIGTNPETGTPTVTALAE from the coding sequence ATGATCAACATCAAAAATATAAATATTACACTCGGCTCAACAGAGATTTTATCAGATGTATCGCTTACCGTTGAAGCAGGATCGTTTGTTGGTTTAATAGGACCAAATGGTGCTGGAAAGACCACCCTATTACGAACGCTAAACGGATATCTTGAGCCAGATGGTGGAAGAATACGGGTTGATGATGCTGATGTGAGCACGCTATCTTCAGAGGAAATTGGAAGGCGCGTTGCGACGGTTCCACAAAAAACGACGTTTGCGTTCGATTTCTCTGTAGAAGAGATCGTTGCAATGGGACGGATGCCTCATCAAAACCGCCTTTCACCAACAACAAAAGAAGACAAGATGGCTGTGCAGCGTGCACTTGATAAGACAAGGACTGCACAGTTTGCTGAACGGAATGTAAGAGAATTGAGCGGCGGAGAACGGCAGCGCGTATTGCTTGCACAGGCACTAGCACAATCGACACCAGTGCTGTTACTTGATGAGCCTACGGCGAATTTAGATGTTAATCATCAGGTACAAACACTCTCATTAGTTCGTGAATTGGCTGACTCCGGAAAAACAGTAATTGCCGCAATTCATGATCTTGAGCTTGCCGCAAGGTTCTGCGATGATATCGCTTTGCTTGCCGACGGGACAATTGCTGCACATGGAAGTCCAAAAGAGGTCTATACAACGAAGCAGCTAGAAGAGACATTTGGTGTACAAACAGCAATTGGCACTAACCCAGAGACTGGGACACCAACAGTGACAGCGCTTGCAGAGTGA
- a CDS encoding RNA-guided endonuclease TnpB family protein produces the protein MHYAYRFRLKPTAEQRETLDYHRDTCRQLYNHALREFTKIPDSAGTLNQRVRQVRNQLTDLKDWWEELNDLYSTVAQAAVMRIEDSIKALSELKEKGYNVGSLNWKAPKEFRSFTYVQSGFEFDKKNGQTVLSLSKLADIPIECHRQIPEDETVKEVTLKKEPTGEWYASFAVDDKDEPAKPSLEDVDADEMVGIDVGILKYAHDTDGTAVGSLDLADERDRLEREQRKLSHKEHGANNWENQRQAVAECHLDIKRKRRDFLHKLSNYYAREYDLVAVEDLDVKGMLESPRNSRNTASAAWSTFTDLLEYKCEREGTHFVEIDPDGTTKECAQCGVKTAKPLWVREHSCPACGFEVDRDANAAWNVLSRGLSKLGVGHSEGTPVETALPTGTAVVPAKRVVEAGSPCLKEPPTAASRQG, from the coding sequence ATGCACTACGCCTACAGGTTCCGACTCAAACCAACCGCCGAACAGCGTGAAACGCTGGACTATCACCGGGACACCTGTAGGCAACTCTACAACCACGCTCTCAGGGAGTTTACCAAGATTCCCGACTCGGCAGGAACGCTCAATCAACGAGTGCGACAGGTCCGCAATCAACTCACCGACCTGAAAGACTGGTGGGAGGAATTGAACGACCTGTACTCGACGGTTGCACAGGCCGCTGTCATGCGGATTGAAGACAGTATCAAAGCCCTGTCTGAACTGAAAGAGAAGGGTTACAATGTTGGGAGTCTCAACTGGAAGGCACCCAAGGAATTCCGCAGTTTCACATACGTCCAGTCTGGCTTCGAGTTCGACAAGAAGAACGGTCAGACTGTACTCTCGCTGTCGAAACTCGCGGATATCCCGATTGAGTGTCACCGACAAATCCCCGAAGATGAAACAGTCAAAGAAGTCACGCTCAAGAAAGAACCAACTGGAGAGTGGTACGCCTCCTTCGCCGTTGATGATAAAGATGAACCTGCCAAACCGTCGCTGGAAGATGTTGACGCGGACGAGATGGTTGGCATCGACGTGGGGATTCTGAAGTATGCCCACGACACTGACGGCACGGCAGTTGGGTCACTTGACCTCGCGGACGAACGCGACAGGCTCGAACGAGAGCAACGGAAGCTCTCGCATAAAGAGCACGGGGCAAACAACTGGGAAAACCAGCGGCAGGCAGTTGCTGAGTGTCATCTCGACATCAAGCGCAAGCGGCGTGACTTCCTGCACAAACTCTCGAACTACTACGCTCGGGAGTACGACCTAGTCGCTGTCGAAGACCTCGACGTGAAAGGGATGCTGGAATCGCCGCGTAACAGCCGCAATACCGCGTCAGCGGCGTGGAGCACTTTCACTGATCTGCTCGAATACAAGTGCGAGCGAGAAGGCACGCACTTCGTGGAGATTGACCCTGACGGCACCACCAAAGAGTGCGCCCAGTGTGGCGTCAAAACAGCCAAACCGCTGTGGGTGCGTGAACACTCCTGTCCGGCCTGTGGGTTCGAGGTGGACAGAGACGCAAACGCAGCGTGGAACGTTCTTTCTCGCGGACTCTCGAAACTAGGAGTGGGTCACTCCGAAGGAACGCCTGTGGAGACTGCGCTCCCTACGGGAACTGCGGTTGTTCCTGCAAAGCGCGTCGTGGAAGCAGGAAGCCCCTGCCTCAAGGAGCCGCCAACGGCCGCGAGTAGGCAGGGGTAG
- a CDS encoding HEWD family protein, whose product MMIDIQPPDARECELCGRKEVWKDGAWRVSDEQPGEIYCIHEWDITGDYSPINANS is encoded by the coding sequence ATGATGATTGATATTCAGCCGCCTGATGCCCGGGAATGTGAGCTCTGTGGTCGAAAAGAAGTATGGAAAGATGGAGCATGGCGCGTATCTGATGAACAGCCAGGGGAGATATACTGTATTCATGAATGGGATATAACGGGAGACTATTCTCCAATAAACGCAAACTCATGA